The following are encoded in a window of Nocardioides houyundeii genomic DNA:
- the mfd gene encoding transcription-repair coupling factor — MADARDGALSTLDLTGPAALRPVVVKGLVDAGRVVLAVTATAREAEDLVAALGDLVDPARVAYYPSWETLPHERLSPRSDTVGRRLAVLRRLTHPGDDATNGPLSVVVAPVRSVLQPQVKGLADLVPVELVKGQEAPLEEIVRGLSDAAYSRVDLVERRGEFAVRGGIVDVFPPTEEHPLRVELWGDEVEQLRSFSVADQRTLEEVPRLWAPPCRELLLTEEVRARAAELGRAHPQLLELTDKMAAGIAVEGMESLAPVLVDDMELLVDLMPAQTHVLVLDPERVRSRAHDLVATSEEFLSASWAAAASGGSAPIDLSVASYHSVADVREHTLSQGRPWWSMSPFGLGDSAELAELDLDVRIGAVESRTLSAAPTETYRGDFEHFLRDLKNWLDQGYQVVTVHAGHGPAQRLVEVLAEHDVAARLVDRDEGPAGTGVVSVTCGTLEHGFVDADRKVAVVTGEDLTGQKSSTRDMRKMPVRRKKQIDPLELKAGDYVVHEKHGVGRFVEMKQRVVQGATREYLVVEYGATKRGAPPDRLYVPADTLDQVTRYVGGEQPSLDRLGGADWTKRKNKARKAVREIAGELIKLYAARQATKGYAYGPDTPWQRELEDAFPFHETPDQLTTVEEVKADMRRVVPMDRLVCGDVGYGKTEIAVRAAFKAVQDGKQVAVLVPTTLLVTQHLSTFTERMSNFPVVLKGLSRFQTDKEAREVIAGLADGTVDIVVGTHRLLSPEIRFKDLGLIVVDEEQRFGVEHKEKMKQMRTSVDVLSMSATPIPRTLEMAVTGIREMSTITTPPEERHPVLTYVGAYEDRQVIAAVRRELLREGQVFFIHNRVQSIEKQAARIRELVPEARVATAHGQMGEHQLEQVMLDFWEKRFDVLVCTTIVESGLDVSNANTMIIERADTLGLSQLHQLRGRVGRSRERAYAYFLYPSEKPLTETAHERLATLAQHSDLGGGMAIAMKDLEIRGAGNLLGGEQSGHIADVGFDLYVRLVGEAVAEFRGEESEETDEVRIELPVDAHLPHDYVPSERLRLEMYKRLSEVRNDADVDEIREELVDRYGPPPEVAETLLAVARFRARARAAKLTEIGVMGKNVRFAPVSLPDSRVVRLNRLYPKAKVHSQADSMLVPRPLGSATGSGIALLEWARGVIDQIIDPPSASPAPPAKENL; from the coding sequence ATGGCCGACGCCCGGGACGGCGCCCTGAGCACCCTGGACCTGACCGGCCCGGCGGCGCTGCGCCCCGTCGTGGTCAAGGGCCTGGTCGATGCCGGCCGCGTGGTCCTGGCGGTCACCGCCACCGCCCGCGAGGCCGAGGACCTGGTGGCGGCGCTCGGTGACCTGGTCGACCCCGCCCGGGTCGCCTACTACCCCTCGTGGGAGACGCTGCCGCACGAGCGGCTCAGCCCCCGCAGCGACACCGTCGGTCGCCGGCTGGCCGTGCTCAGGCGATTGACGCACCCCGGTGACGACGCCACCAACGGCCCGCTCTCGGTCGTGGTGGCCCCCGTGCGCTCCGTGCTCCAGCCCCAGGTCAAGGGGCTGGCCGACCTGGTGCCGGTCGAGCTGGTCAAGGGGCAGGAGGCGCCGCTGGAGGAGATCGTCCGCGGTCTCTCCGACGCGGCGTACTCCCGGGTGGACCTGGTGGAGCGGCGCGGCGAGTTCGCTGTCCGGGGCGGCATCGTCGACGTCTTCCCACCCACCGAGGAGCACCCGCTGCGGGTGGAGCTGTGGGGTGACGAGGTCGAGCAGCTGCGCAGCTTCTCCGTCGCCGACCAGCGCACCCTGGAGGAGGTGCCCCGGCTGTGGGCACCCCCGTGCCGCGAGCTGCTGCTGACCGAGGAGGTGCGCGCCCGCGCCGCGGAGCTCGGCCGGGCTCACCCCCAGCTGCTCGAGCTCACCGACAAGATGGCCGCTGGCATCGCGGTCGAGGGGATGGAGTCCCTGGCGCCGGTCCTGGTCGACGACATGGAGCTGCTCGTCGACCTGATGCCGGCCCAGACCCACGTGCTGGTGCTGGACCCCGAGCGGGTCCGTTCCCGGGCCCACGACCTGGTCGCCACCAGCGAGGAGTTCCTGAGCGCCAGCTGGGCGGCGGCCGCGAGCGGCGGCTCGGCCCCCATCGACCTCAGCGTGGCGTCGTACCACTCGGTCGCCGACGTCCGCGAGCACACCCTGAGCCAGGGCCGCCCCTGGTGGTCGATGAGCCCCTTCGGCCTCGGCGACAGCGCGGAGCTGGCCGAGCTGGACCTCGACGTGCGCATCGGCGCGGTGGAGTCCCGGACCCTGTCGGCGGCGCCGACGGAGACCTACCGCGGGGACTTCGAGCACTTCCTGCGCGACCTCAAGAACTGGCTGGACCAGGGCTACCAGGTGGTCACCGTGCACGCCGGGCACGGCCCGGCGCAGCGCCTGGTCGAGGTGCTCGCCGAGCACGACGTCGCGGCCCGCCTGGTGGACCGGGACGAGGGGCCCGCGGGGACCGGCGTCGTCAGCGTCACCTGCGGCACCCTGGAGCACGGCTTCGTCGACGCCGACCGCAAGGTCGCGGTCGTCACCGGCGAGGACCTCACGGGCCAGAAGTCCTCCACCCGCGACATGCGCAAGATGCCGGTGCGCCGCAAGAAGCAGATCGACCCCCTCGAGCTCAAGGCCGGGGACTACGTGGTGCACGAGAAGCACGGCGTGGGGCGCTTCGTGGAGATGAAGCAGCGGGTGGTCCAAGGCGCCACCCGGGAGTACCTGGTCGTCGAGTACGGCGCGACCAAGCGCGGCGCGCCGCCGGACCGGCTCTACGTGCCGGCCGACACCCTGGACCAGGTCACCCGGTACGTCGGTGGCGAGCAGCCGAGCCTGGACCGGCTCGGCGGGGCCGACTGGACCAAGCGCAAGAACAAGGCCCGCAAGGCGGTGCGCGAGATCGCCGGCGAGCTGATCAAGCTGTACGCCGCCCGGCAGGCGACCAAGGGCTACGCCTACGGGCCCGACACCCCCTGGCAGCGCGAGCTCGAGGACGCCTTCCCCTTCCACGAGACCCCCGACCAGCTGACCACCGTGGAGGAGGTCAAGGCCGACATGCGCCGGGTGGTCCCGATGGACCGGCTGGTGTGCGGTGACGTCGGCTACGGCAAGACCGAGATCGCGGTGCGGGCGGCGTTCAAGGCCGTCCAGGACGGCAAGCAGGTCGCGGTCCTGGTGCCGACCACGCTGCTGGTCACCCAGCACCTGAGCACCTTCACCGAGCGGATGAGCAACTTCCCGGTGGTGCTCAAGGGGCTGAGCCGGTTCCAGACCGACAAGGAGGCCCGCGAGGTCATCGCCGGCCTGGCGGACGGCACCGTCGACATCGTCGTCGGCACCCACCGCCTGCTCAGCCCCGAGATCAGGTTCAAGGACCTGGGGCTGATCGTGGTCGACGAGGAGCAGCGCTTCGGTGTCGAGCACAAGGAGAAGATGAAGCAGATGCGCACCAGCGTCGACGTGCTGTCGATGAGCGCGACGCCGATCCCGCGCACCCTGGAGATGGCCGTCACCGGGATCCGGGAGATGTCCACCATCACCACGCCGCCCGAGGAGCGCCACCCGGTGCTGACCTACGTCGGGGCCTACGAGGACCGCCAGGTGATCGCGGCGGTACGCCGGGAGCTGCTGCGCGAGGGCCAGGTCTTCTTCATCCACAACCGGGTGCAGTCCATCGAGAAGCAGGCGGCCCGGATCCGCGAGCTCGTGCCGGAGGCCCGGGTCGCCACCGCGCACGGCCAGATGGGGGAGCACCAGCTCGAGCAGGTGATGCTCGACTTCTGGGAGAAGCGCTTCGACGTGCTGGTGTGCACCACGATCGTGGAGTCCGGCCTGGACGTCTCCAACGCCAACACCATGATCATCGAGCGCGCCGACACCCTCGGGCTCAGCCAGCTGCACCAGCTGCGCGGCCGCGTCGGCCGCTCCCGGGAGCGGGCCTACGCCTACTTCCTCTACCCCTCGGAGAAGCCGCTGACCGAGACCGCCCACGAGCGGCTGGCCACCCTGGCGCAGCACTCCGACCTGGGCGGCGGCATGGCGATCGCGATGAAGGACCTGGAGATCCGCGGCGCCGGCAACCTGCTCGGTGGCGAGCAGTCCGGGCACATCGCCGACGTCGGCTTCGACCTCTACGTGCGCCTGGTCGGCGAGGCGGTCGCCGAGTTCCGCGGCGAGGAGAGCGAAGAGACCGACGAGGTCCGCATCGAGCTCCCCGTCGACGCCCACCTGCCGCACGACTACGTGCCCAGCGAGCGGCTCCGGCTGGAGATGTACAAGCGGCTCTCGGAGGTGCGCAACGACGCCGACGTGGACGAGATCCGCGAGGAGCTGGTGGACCGCTACGGCCCGCCGCCGGAGGTCGCCGAGACCCTGCTGGCGGTGGCCCGGTTCCGGGCGCGGGCCCGCGCCGCCAAGCTCACCGAGATCGGGGTGATGGGCAAGAACGTGCGTTTCGCGCCGGTGAGCCTGCCCGACTCGCGCGTGGTGCGCCTCAACCGTCTCTACCCCAAGGCCAAGGTCCACAGCCAGGCCGACTCCATGCTGGTGCCGCGACCGCTCGGGTCGGCGACGGGCTCCGGGATCGCCCTGCTTGAATGGGCCCGCGGAGTGATCGACCAGATCATCGACCCACCCTCCGCATCGCCAGCACCGCCAGCCAAGGAGAACTTGTGA
- a CDS encoding MazG family protein, with protein sequence MRGDEALLEFAGLMRRLRVECPWKAAQTHRSLSRHLLEEAYETLEAIDSGDESGDWTHLREELGDLLLQVYFHAVVAEQSGAFTLGDVAGDIAAKMVRRNPHVFADAGADAGTDDLDPAAVNELWEAAKATEKRRGAVTDGIPAALPALLYADKVLDRLERAGTPVAPPEPDAGIGEALLAVVARARAEGVDPEQALRDAVRRRLP encoded by the coding sequence GTGCGTGGTGACGAGGCCCTGCTGGAGTTCGCCGGGCTGATGCGCCGACTGCGGGTCGAGTGCCCGTGGAAGGCGGCCCAGACGCACCGGTCGCTGTCGCGCCACCTGCTGGAGGAGGCCTACGAGACGCTGGAGGCCATCGACTCCGGCGACGAGAGCGGCGACTGGACTCACCTGCGCGAGGAGCTGGGGGACCTGCTGCTCCAGGTCTACTTCCACGCCGTGGTGGCCGAGCAGAGCGGGGCGTTCACGCTCGGCGACGTGGCCGGCGACATCGCGGCCAAGATGGTGCGGCGCAACCCGCACGTCTTCGCCGACGCCGGGGCCGATGCCGGGACCGACGACCTGGACCCGGCCGCGGTCAACGAGCTCTGGGAGGCCGCCAAGGCGACGGAGAAGCGCCGCGGCGCCGTCACCGACGGCATCCCCGCCGCCCTGCCGGCGCTGCTGTACGCCGACAAGGTGCTCGACCGGCTCGAGCGGGCCGGGACGCCCGTGGCGCCGCCGGAGCCCGACGCCGGGATCGGCGAGGCGCTGCTGGCGGTGGTGGCCCGGGCCCGGGCCGAGGGCGTGGACCCCGAGCAGGCGCTGCGCGACGCCGTACGTCGTCGGCTGCCCTGA
- the map gene encoding type I methionyl aminopeptidase, with the protein MIEILSPTRLPQARRTGALVADVLATLKGRSTPGTNLLDIDRWAKAMILEAGAVSCYVDYAPSFGRGPFGHYICTSVNDAVLHGLPHDYALVEGDLLSLDLAVSLGGVVADSAISFVVGDTRPAADLAMIEATERALAAGIAVAGPGARVGDLSHAIGTVLSEAGYQVNTEFGGHGVGSTMHQDPHIANTGRPGRGYKLRPGLLLALEPWVMADTAELVTDADGWTLRSATGARTAHSEHTIAVTEDGVEILTLPEHSRP; encoded by the coding sequence ATGATCGAGATCCTCAGCCCGACCCGACTGCCGCAGGCCCGGAGGACCGGCGCCCTGGTGGCCGACGTCCTGGCGACGCTGAAGGGCCGCAGCACGCCTGGCACCAACCTGCTCGACATCGACCGGTGGGCCAAGGCGATGATCCTCGAGGCGGGCGCGGTCTCCTGCTACGTCGACTACGCGCCGTCCTTCGGGCGCGGCCCGTTCGGCCACTACATCTGCACCTCGGTCAACGACGCCGTGCTGCACGGGCTCCCCCACGACTACGCCCTGGTCGAGGGGGACCTGCTCTCCCTGGACCTGGCGGTCTCCCTGGGCGGGGTCGTGGCCGACTCCGCCATCAGCTTCGTGGTGGGCGACACCCGGCCCGCCGCGGACCTGGCGATGATCGAGGCGACCGAGCGGGCGCTGGCGGCCGGGATCGCCGTGGCCGGCCCGGGTGCCCGCGTCGGGGACCTCTCGCACGCCATCGGCACGGTGCTGAGCGAGGCGGGCTACCAGGTGAACACCGAGTTCGGCGGCCACGGAGTCGGCTCCACGATGCACCAGGACCCGCACATCGCGAACACCGGACGGCCCGGCCGCGGCTACAAGCTGCGTCCCGGCCTGCTGCTGGCGCTGGAGCCGTGGGTGATGGCCGACACCGCCGAGCTGGTCACCGACGCCGACGGGTGGACGCTGCGCAGCGCGACGGGCGCCCGCACCGCGCACAGCGAGCACACCATCGCCGTCACCGAGGACGGGGTGGAGATCCTCACGCTGCCGGAGCACAGCCGGCCCTGA
- the eno gene encoding phosphopyruvate hydratase has product MASIEAVGAREILDSRGNPTVEVEVLLEDGSFARAAVPSGASTGAFEAMELRDGTKRYGGKGVAKAVNVVIETIAPAITGLEADDQRLVDQAMLDLDGTPNKSKLGANAILGVSLAVARAGAESAGLPLFRYVGGPNAHVLPVPMMNILNGGAHADTNVDIQEFMVAPIGAPTFGEALQQGTEVYHALKSVLKKKGLATGVGDEGGFAPELPSNRDALDLIADAVKLTGLTLGRDIVLALDVAATEFHEKKKYAFEGQQKSSDEMIAYYADLVANYPIVSIEDPLDEEDWDGWKAITDALGSKVQLVGDDLFVTNVERLQRGITGGQANALLVKVNQIGSLTETLDSVDLAHRSGMRCMMSHRSGETEDTTIADLAVATNCGQIKTGAPARSERVAKYNQLLRIEDTLDDAARYAGAGAFPRFRA; this is encoded by the coding sequence TTGGCATCGATCGAAGCTGTCGGCGCACGCGAGATCCTCGACTCGCGAGGCAACCCCACCGTCGAGGTCGAGGTCCTCCTCGAGGACGGCTCGTTCGCGCGGGCGGCCGTGCCCTCGGGCGCCTCCACCGGCGCCTTCGAGGCCATGGAGCTGCGCGACGGCACCAAGCGGTACGGCGGCAAGGGCGTCGCCAAGGCGGTCAACGTCGTGATCGAGACCATCGCGCCCGCCATCACCGGCCTGGAGGCCGACGACCAGCGCCTGGTCGACCAGGCGATGCTCGACCTGGACGGCACGCCCAACAAGTCCAAGCTGGGCGCCAACGCGATCCTGGGCGTCTCCCTGGCGGTGGCGCGAGCCGGCGCCGAGTCCGCCGGGCTGCCGCTCTTCCGCTACGTCGGCGGCCCCAACGCCCACGTGCTCCCGGTGCCGATGATGAACATCCTCAACGGCGGCGCGCACGCCGACACCAACGTGGACATCCAGGAGTTCATGGTCGCCCCGATCGGCGCACCCACCTTCGGCGAGGCGCTCCAGCAGGGCACCGAGGTCTACCACGCGCTCAAGTCGGTGCTGAAGAAGAAGGGCCTGGCCACCGGCGTGGGCGACGAGGGCGGGTTCGCCCCCGAGCTGCCGTCCAACCGCGACGCGCTGGACCTGATCGCGGACGCGGTCAAGCTGACCGGGCTCACCCTCGGTCGCGACATCGTGCTCGCCCTGGACGTCGCGGCCACCGAGTTCCACGAGAAGAAGAAGTACGCCTTCGAGGGCCAGCAGAAGTCCTCGGACGAGATGATCGCCTACTACGCCGACCTGGTGGCCAACTACCCGATCGTCTCCATCGAGGACCCCCTCGACGAGGAGGACTGGGACGGCTGGAAGGCGATCACCGACGCCCTGGGCAGCAAGGTCCAGCTGGTGGGCGACGACCTGTTCGTCACCAACGTCGAGCGGCTGCAGCGCGGCATCACCGGCGGACAGGCCAACGCCCTGCTGGTCAAGGTCAACCAGATCGGCTCGCTGACCGAGACCCTGGACTCGGTCGACCTGGCCCACCGCAGCGGCATGCGCTGCATGATGAGCCACCGCTCGGGCGAGACCGAGGACACCACGATCGCCGACCTCGCGGTCGCGACCAACTGCGGCCAGATCAAGACCGGCGCCCCGGCGCGGTCGGAGCGCGTGGCCAAGTACAACCAGCTGCTTCGCATCGAGGACACCCTCGACGACGCGGCGCGCTACGCCGGTGCGGGCGCGTTCCCGCGTTTCCGCGCCTGA
- a CDS encoding FtsB family cell division protein: protein MAQRRTPRTTPGGTRRPGQRGTTPRARVAAATPGTALGAGRGSGLGTGLGTGPGSGPGASPRRRPRFTGRAGVLLLVLAVLTVSYASSLRAYLDQRALIGDLQESIARREVSIAELEREKGRWDDPAFVRAQARERFGYVMPGQTGFQVLDADGKPLDGRDGLDDPDDVLTTTPTPWWSDAWDSVELAGNPPPAQPRAPKSINGVKKSNQESKQ, encoded by the coding sequence ATGGCGCAACGACGTACCCCCCGGACCACGCCCGGGGGCACCCGGCGACCCGGCCAGCGGGGCACGACCCCGCGGGCCCGGGTCGCCGCGGCGACTCCCGGCACAGCACTCGGCGCAGGGCGGGGCTCAGGGCTGGGCACAGGGCTGGGCACAGGGCCCGGATCAGGACCCGGGGCCTCCCCACGGCGCCGGCCCCGGTTCACCGGCCGCGCCGGCGTGCTGCTGCTGGTGCTGGCGGTGCTGACCGTGTCCTACGCCTCCTCGCTGCGCGCCTACCTGGACCAGCGGGCCCTCATCGGCGACCTGCAGGAGTCCATCGCCCGCCGCGAGGTGAGCATCGCCGAGCTGGAGCGGGAGAAGGGGCGCTGGGACGACCCGGCGTTCGTCCGGGCCCAGGCCCGGGAGCGCTTCGGCTACGTGATGCCCGGGCAGACCGGCTTCCAGGTGCTTGACGCAGACGGCAAGCCGCTGGACGGGCGCGACGGGCTCGACGACCCCGACGACGTGCTGACCACGACGCCCACGCCGTGGTGGAGCGACGCCTGGGACTCCGTCGAGCTGGCCGGCAACCCGCCGCCCGCCCAACCCCGTGCCCCGAAGTCGATCAACGGCGTGAAGAAGTCCAACCAGGAGTCGAAGCAGTGA
- a CDS encoding DUF501 domain-containing protein, whose protein sequence is MIEARDEQAIAQQLGRTPRGIHEVGHRCPCGNPDVVTTEPRLPNGTPFPTTFYLTCPRAASRIGTLEGGGLMKQMQDRLAEDPELAAAYRAAHERYLQARDRIGAEAHLEVPEIEGISAGGMPDRVKCLHVLAGQSLAQGPGVNPLGDEVLELLGEWWSAGPCVQPCAEPSDG, encoded by the coding sequence GTGATCGAGGCACGCGACGAGCAGGCCATCGCCCAGCAGCTGGGGCGCACTCCCCGCGGCATCCACGAGGTCGGGCACCGCTGCCCCTGCGGCAACCCCGACGTGGTCACCACCGAGCCGCGGCTGCCCAACGGCACCCCGTTCCCGACCACCTTCTACCTGACCTGCCCCCGGGCTGCCTCCCGCATCGGCACCCTGGAGGGCGGAGGGCTGATGAAGCAGATGCAGGACCGGCTCGCCGAGGACCCGGAGCTGGCCGCGGCGTACCGGGCCGCGCACGAGCGCTACCTCCAGGCCCGGGACCGGATCGGCGCGGAGGCGCACCTGGAGGTGCCCGAGATCGAGGGGATCTCCGCGGGCGGCATGCCCGACCGCGTCAAGTGCCTGCACGTGCTGGCCGGTCAGTCCCTGGCCCAGGGGCCCGGGGTCAACCCGCTCGGCGACGAGGTGCTCGAGCTGCTGGGCGAGTGGTGGTCGGCCGGGCCCTGCGTGCAGCCCTGTGCGGAGCCCTCGGATGGCTGA
- a CDS encoding Ppx/GppA phosphatase family protein encodes MAEPNAPVTIAAIDCGTNTIKLLIGALPDVAVREMRMVRLGQGVDTTGRLADDALARAFAALDEYAALIAEHGVPPERIRFCATSATRDAENAEEFAAGVEQRLGVRPEVIAGDEEAELAFDGAVRNLQASAEAPVLVIDIGGGSTELILGDEAPLATCSLNIGSVRLHERHLRSDPPTAAEVAACVADIETALDEAEGLGVEIGSAATVVGVAGTCTTVAAGCLGLSAYDPDAIDQSVISVSDSHAFIDRIVAATVAQRRALGFMHPGRADVIDAGALILDRVLRRTSVYSWIVSEADILDGIAWSVANRSD; translated from the coding sequence ATGGCTGAGCCGAACGCGCCCGTCACCATCGCCGCCATCGACTGCGGCACCAACACCATCAAGCTGCTGATCGGCGCGCTGCCCGACGTCGCCGTCCGCGAGATGCGCATGGTCCGCCTCGGCCAGGGCGTGGACACCACCGGCCGGCTGGCCGACGACGCGCTGGCGCGGGCCTTCGCCGCCCTCGATGAGTACGCCGCGCTGATCGCCGAGCACGGCGTGCCCCCGGAGCGGATCCGGTTCTGCGCCACCTCCGCCACCCGGGACGCCGAGAACGCCGAGGAGTTCGCGGCCGGGGTGGAGCAGCGCCTCGGCGTGCGGCCCGAGGTGATCGCCGGCGACGAGGAGGCCGAGCTCGCCTTCGACGGTGCGGTCCGCAACCTCCAGGCCTCGGCGGAGGCGCCGGTGCTGGTCATCGACATCGGGGGCGGCTCCACCGAGCTGATCCTGGGGGACGAGGCGCCGCTGGCGACCTGCTCGCTGAACATCGGGTCGGTGCGGCTGCACGAGCGGCACCTGCGCTCCGACCCGCCCACCGCCGCCGAGGTCGCCGCCTGCGTCGCCGACATCGAGACGGCGCTCGACGAGGCCGAGGGCCTCGGCGTGGAGATCGGCTCCGCGGCCACCGTGGTCGGGGTCGCCGGCACCTGCACCACGGTCGCCGCCGGGTGCCTGGGGCTGAGTGCCTACGACCCCGACGCGATCGACCAGTCGGTGATCTCGGTCAGCGACTCCCACGCCTTCATCGACCGGATCGTCGCCGCCACCGTGGCACAGCGCCGCGCGCTGGGGTTCATGCACCCGGGCCGCGCCGACGTGATCGACGCCGGCGCGCTGATCCTGGACCGGGTGCTGCGGCGTACCTCGGTCTACTCCTGGATCGTCTCCGAGGCCGACATCCTCGACGGGATCGCCTGGTCGGTGGCCAACCGCAGCGACTGA
- a CDS encoding LysR family transcriptional regulator, whose amino-acid sequence MIDMVALQSLIALAAHGTVGAAAASLGYTPSAVSQQIKRLESQSGVPLLERIGRGVVLTEAGRLLVAEGREVLARMESLESSLRAEAAGLGGTLRLAAFSTGVRGIVAPLAGDLARTAPDLALVVTEKDPAEAVELVATGQVDVALVHSWTGVALPLPAHLCAEHVGHDVADLLVHREHRLAAREQVTPGDLLEELWASTAPGTICHEWFTHMFSAHRRPPQVRFWSWEFASQVRLVEEGVAVALVPRLGRGPLPAGVVPVPVVDPIPRREVRLLWRETMEASPAVRHLRARLAAVVARSQSLDQSLRLATDQAIPSRMSASETIQE is encoded by the coding sequence ATGATTGACATGGTCGCCCTCCAGTCGCTGATCGCCCTGGCCGCCCACGGCACGGTCGGCGCCGCGGCCGCCAGCCTCGGCTACACCCCGTCCGCGGTCTCCCAGCAGATCAAGCGGCTGGAGTCCCAGTCCGGAGTACCGCTGCTGGAGCGGATCGGCCGGGGCGTGGTGCTCACCGAGGCAGGCCGGCTGCTGGTCGCCGAGGGGCGCGAGGTGCTGGCCCGCATGGAGTCGCTTGAGTCCTCGTTGCGGGCCGAGGCCGCAGGACTCGGGGGGACGCTCCGGCTGGCTGCCTTCTCCACCGGCGTGCGCGGCATCGTCGCCCCGCTGGCCGGCGACCTGGCCCGCACCGCGCCCGACCTCGCCCTGGTCGTGACCGAGAAGGACCCGGCGGAAGCGGTCGAGCTCGTGGCCACGGGACAGGTCGACGTCGCCCTGGTGCACAGCTGGACCGGCGTGGCGCTGCCGCTGCCGGCCCACCTGTGCGCCGAGCACGTCGGGCACGACGTGGCCGACCTGCTGGTGCACCGCGAGCACCGGCTGGCGGCACGCGAGCAGGTCACCCCCGGCGACCTGCTCGAGGAGCTGTGGGCCTCCACCGCGCCCGGCACCATCTGCCACGAGTGGTTCACCCACATGTTCTCCGCGCACCGCCGGCCGCCGCAGGTCCGGTTCTGGTCCTGGGAGTTCGCCTCCCAGGTGCGGCTGGTCGAGGAGGGCGTGGCGGTGGCCCTGGTGCCGCGCCTGGGGCGTGGCCCGCTGCCGGCCGGCGTGGTGCCGGTCCCGGTCGTGGACCCGATCCCCCGGCGCGAGGTGCGGCTGCTGTGGCGCGAGACGATGGAGGCGAGCCCCGCCGTCCGGCACCTGCGAGCGCGGCTGGCCGCGGTGGTCGCTCGGAGCCAGTCGCTGGATCAGTCGCTGCGGTTGGCCACCGACCAGGCGATCCCGTCGAGGATGTCGGCCTCGGAGACGATCCAGGAGTAG
- a CDS encoding EamA family transporter yields MPLKDSLLATLVAVIWGVNFVVIDAGLDEDMPALLFVALRFTLVALAVVVVARPQVPFRQVALVGAFMSVGQFGLLYSALAMGMPPGLASLVLQAQVVLTVVFAAVRLSELPTAGQLAGVVLGAVGLGVVALGRSAATPLLALLVTVAAAASWACGNVVARRVGTASGLSLTVWSATVVPLPLLALSLVVDGPDAVGHALTSLSLAAVLSTVYTAVLASWVGYGIWNSLLARHRTSAVVPFTLLVPLVGMTAAWLVLGETPNVAEAVGGAVLLLGVATAALGLPGRRRKGDGSSYIETVEQPDETVRVPG; encoded by the coding sequence ATGCCCCTGAAGGACAGTCTGCTCGCCACGCTCGTCGCCGTGATCTGGGGCGTCAACTTCGTCGTCATCGACGCCGGGCTGGACGAGGACATGCCGGCCCTGCTCTTCGTGGCGCTCCGGTTCACGCTGGTCGCCCTGGCGGTGGTGGTGGTGGCCCGTCCGCAGGTCCCCTTCCGGCAGGTGGCGCTGGTGGGGGCGTTCATGAGCGTGGGCCAGTTCGGGCTGCTCTACTCCGCGCTGGCGATGGGCATGCCGCCCGGGCTGGCCTCGCTGGTGCTGCAGGCGCAGGTGGTGCTGACGGTGGTCTTCGCCGCGGTCCGGCTCTCCGAGCTGCCCACCGCAGGACAGCTCGCCGGCGTGGTGCTGGGCGCCGTCGGCCTCGGGGTCGTCGCGCTCGGGCGCAGCGCGGCCACCCCGCTGCTGGCCCTGCTGGTCACCGTGGCCGCCGCGGCCTCCTGGGCCTGCGGCAACGTGGTGGCCCGCCGGGTCGGCACCGCCTCGGGCCTCTCCCTGACGGTGTGGTCGGCCACCGTCGTACCCCTGCCGCTGCTGGCGCTGAGCCTGGTCGTGGACGGTCCCGACGCGGTGGGCCACGCGCTGACGTCGCTCTCGCTGGCCGCGGTGCTGTCCACGGTCTACACCGCGGTGCTGGCCTCCTGGGTGGGCTACGGCATCTGGAACTCGCTGCTGGCCCGGCACCGCACCTCCGCGGTGGTGCCGTTCACCCTGCTCGTGCCCCTGGTCGGGATGACTGCGGCCTGGCTGGTGCTGGGGGAGACCCCGAACGTGGCCGAGGCGGTGGGAGGTGCGGTGCTGCTGCTCGGGGTCGCCACCGCCGCCCTCGGCCTCCCCGGACGCCGCCGGAAGGGCGACGGGTCGTCGTACATTGAGACCGTGGAGCAGCCGGACGAGACCGTGCGCGTGCCCGGGTGA